In a single window of the Pseudomonas sp. B21-015 genome:
- the preA gene encoding NAD-dependent dihydropyrimidine dehydrogenase subunit PreA, whose product MADLSIVFAGIKAPNPFWLASAPPTDKAYNVVRAFEAGWGGVVWKTLGEDPAAVNVSSRYSAHFGANREVLGFNNIELITDRSLEINLREITQVKKDWPDRALIVSLMVPCVEASWKNILPLVEATGADGIELNFGCPHGMPERGMGAAVGQVPEYVEQVTRWCKTYCSLPVIVKLTPNITDIRVAARAAYRGGADAVSLINTINSITSVNLERMVANPAVGSQSTHGGYCGSAVKPIALNMVAEIARDPQTQGLPISGIGGIGSWRDAAEFIALGSGSVQVCTAAMLHGFRIVEEMKDGLSRWMDSQGYASVSEFSGRAVGNTTDWKYLDINYQVIAKIDQEACIGCGRCHIACEDTSHQAIASLKQADGTHKYEVIDDECVGCNLCQITCPVQDCIEMVPMDTGKPFLDWNHDPRNPYHVVL is encoded by the coding sequence ATGGCCGATCTCTCGATTGTTTTCGCCGGTATCAAAGCCCCCAATCCGTTCTGGCTGGCGTCCGCGCCGCCCACCGACAAAGCCTACAACGTGGTTCGCGCGTTCGAGGCTGGCTGGGGTGGCGTGGTCTGGAAAACCTTGGGTGAAGACCCGGCAGCGGTCAACGTATCGTCACGTTACTCGGCACACTTCGGGGCTAATCGGGAGGTGCTTGGTTTCAACAACATCGAGCTGATCACCGACCGCTCCCTGGAAATCAACCTGCGGGAAATCACCCAGGTCAAAAAGGACTGGCCGGATCGCGCGCTGATCGTGTCGTTGATGGTGCCCTGCGTCGAAGCGTCGTGGAAAAACATCCTGCCGCTGGTGGAAGCCACCGGGGCCGATGGCATCGAGCTGAATTTCGGCTGCCCCCACGGCATGCCGGAACGGGGCATGGGTGCGGCGGTAGGCCAAGTGCCGGAATACGTCGAACAGGTCACCCGCTGGTGCAAGACTTATTGCTCGCTGCCGGTGATCGTCAAGCTCACGCCAAACATCACCGACATCCGCGTCGCCGCCCGTGCCGCCTACCGGGGCGGGGCTGATGCAGTGTCGCTGATCAATACCATCAACTCGATCACCAGCGTCAACCTGGAACGCATGGTCGCCAATCCCGCCGTCGGCAGCCAAAGCACCCATGGCGGTTATTGCGGCTCGGCGGTGAAGCCGATTGCGTTGAACATGGTCGCCGAAATCGCTCGCGATCCGCAGACCCAGGGCTTGCCGATCAGTGGCATTGGCGGGATTGGCAGTTGGCGCGATGCGGCTGAATTCATTGCCCTGGGCAGCGGCTCGGTGCAGGTGTGCACGGCGGCGATGCTGCATGGTTTCCGGATTGTCGAGGAGATGAAGGACGGTTTGTCACGCTGGATGGACAGTCAGGGCTACGCCAGCGTGTCGGAGTTTTCCGGGCGTGCGGTGGGCAACACCACGGACTGGAAGTACCTGGACATCAACTATCAGGTGATTGCCAAGATCGATCAGGAGGCGTGTATCGGCTGCGGTCGCTGCCACATCGCTTGCGAAGATACCTCGCACCAGGCGATTGCGAGCCTCAAACAGGCGGACGGGACGCATAAGTATGAAGTGATCGATGATGAGTGCGTGGGCTGCAACCTGTGTCAGATTACCTGCCCGGTGCAGGATTGCATCGAGATGGTGCCGATGGATACCGGCAAGCCGTTTCTGGATTGGAATCATGATCCGCGCAATCCCTATCATGTTGTCCTTTAA
- a CDS encoding TetR/AcrR family transcriptional regulator, with amino-acid sequence MGNHKIEIRRSNVEKILLGAEKVFAEKGFGGTAMADIAAEVQLPRSNLHYYFSTKSELYSAVLLGLLEVWKQDALCFEMFDDPRVVLSSYIRAKMNHSRSRPYGSKVWANEIIHGAPTLGEKLDASLYDWAKMKEAKIRQWVDDKRILPVEPSSLLYMIWASTQHYADFDHQVNILNDHQPLSDMQFERAVQTVTSVILRGIGLEP; translated from the coding sequence ATGGGCAATCACAAGATCGAGATTCGTCGCAGTAACGTCGAAAAAATTCTGCTGGGGGCCGAAAAAGTCTTCGCCGAAAAAGGTTTCGGCGGCACCGCCATGGCCGACATCGCCGCCGAAGTGCAACTGCCGCGTTCCAATCTGCATTACTACTTCAGCACCAAGAGCGAGCTGTACAGCGCGGTGCTGCTGGGTTTGCTGGAGGTCTGGAAGCAGGACGCCCTGTGCTTCGAGATGTTCGACGACCCGCGAGTGGTGCTCAGCAGCTACATCCGCGCCAAGATGAACCATTCCCGCAGCCGGCCTTACGGTTCGAAAGTCTGGGCCAACGAAATCATCCACGGCGCGCCGACCCTGGGTGAGAAGCTGGACGCCAGCCTGTACGACTGGGCCAAGATGAAAGAAGCGAAAATTCGCCAATGGGTGGACGACAAACGCATCCTGCCGGTGGAACCTTCCAGCCTGCTGTACATGATCTGGGCCTCGACCCAGCATTACGCTGACTTCGATCACCAGGTGAATATTCTTAACGATCACCAGCCGCTGTCGGACATGCAGTTCGAGCGGGCGGTGCAGACGGTGACCAGTGTGATATTGCGTGGGATTGGGTTGGAGCCTTGA
- the copC gene encoding copper homeostasis periplasmic binding protein CopC, with protein sequence MLLKNALTATALLASMLAASSVFAHAHLKSQTPAADSTVSAPAELRLKFSEGVEAAFTKVTISKDGADVPVKNLATEGSDKKTLIVTPAAPLAAGDYKVEWHAVSVDTHKSEGAYRFKVGQ encoded by the coding sequence ATGTTGCTCAAGAACGCCCTGACCGCCACCGCCCTCCTCGCTTCGATGCTCGCTGCCTCTTCGGTGTTTGCCCACGCACACCTGAAAAGCCAGACCCCGGCGGCCGACAGCACCGTCAGCGCGCCTGCAGAACTGCGCCTGAAGTTTTCCGAAGGGGTTGAAGCGGCGTTCACCAAAGTGACGATCAGCAAGGACGGCGCCGACGTGCCGGTGAAAAACCTCGCCACCGAAGGCAGCGACAAGAAAACCCTGATCGTCACCCCGGCCGCGCCGTTGGCCGCCGGCGACTACAAAGTCGAATGGCATGCCGTGTCGGTCGACACCCATAAGAGTGAAGGCGCCTATCGCTTCAAGGTCGGTCAGTAA
- the copD gene encoding copper homeostasis membrane protein CopD: MTDALVLCRFLHFTVVLMLFGAWVFRPLLLGRETAWLDPSLARVTRWLSAVALLSGAGWLLLITASMADSPGAAFDPETLGLVLGNTFFGQVWRWHLLLNLLLMVLLLTPWHSSVPLRIGLSSLLLATLAPVGHGAMLDGLQGQLLILNQIIHLACVGAWLGGLMLLVMILRQPDDHPLSAILQRFSGIGYALVAGLVMTGLINVRVLTGVFWPTPLLSGFALILLIKVVLVIGMLGLALFNWLRVKDCQQRLGQLRASVMLEWLLGIGAVAAVSLLGTLPPMITA, from the coding sequence ATGACCGATGCGTTGGTGCTGTGCCGCTTTCTGCATTTCACCGTGGTGCTGATGCTGTTCGGAGCCTGGGTGTTCAGGCCTTTACTGCTGGGCCGTGAAACAGCGTGGCTGGATCCGTCGCTGGCGCGAGTGACCCGCTGGCTCAGCGCGGTGGCGTTGCTCAGCGGCGCTGGCTGGTTGTTGCTGATCACCGCCAGCATGGCCGACTCCCCAGGCGCGGCATTCGATCCGGAGACGCTTGGCCTGGTGCTGGGCAATACTTTTTTCGGCCAGGTCTGGCGCTGGCATCTGCTGCTCAATCTGTTGCTCATGGTTCTGCTGCTGACGCCCTGGCACTCCAGCGTGCCCTTGCGCATCGGCCTTTCCAGCCTGCTGCTGGCAACCCTGGCCCCGGTCGGTCATGGCGCCATGCTCGATGGCCTGCAAGGCCAACTGTTGATCCTCAACCAGATTATTCACCTGGCCTGCGTCGGTGCCTGGCTTGGTGGGTTGATGTTGCTGGTGATGATCTTGCGCCAACCAGACGATCATCCCTTGAGCGCGATACTGCAACGCTTCAGCGGGATCGGTTACGCGTTGGTGGCGGGGTTGGTGATGACCGGCCTGATCAACGTGCGGGTGTTGACCGGCGTGTTCTGGCCGACGCCGTTGCTGTCCGGGTTTGCGCTGATCCTGTTGATCAAGGTTGTGCTGGTGATCGGGATGCTGGGGTTGGCGCTGTTCAATTGGCTGCGGGTCAAGGATTGCCAGCAGCGCCTGGGACAGTTGCGTGCCAGCGTCATGCTGGAGTGGTTGCTGGGGATTGGCGCGGTGGCGGCGGTTTCGCTACTGGGCACCCTGCCCCCGATGATCACTGCCTGA
- a CDS encoding sulfite exporter TauE/SafE family protein, with translation MLLASFFGLVMGLVLGLTGAGGGILAVPALVLGLGLTMTQAAPVALFAVGSAAAIGAIDGLRHGLVRYRAALLIALLGAVFSPVGIYFAHQLPEKSLMVLFSLLMVMVAWRMLRREKHDDGPSDHGHANWGQKNCMLDQQTGRFSWTAKCTATLAALGAVTGVVSGLLGVGGGFLIVPAFKQLTDVQMRGIVATSLMVISLISVIGVIGAFHAGVRIDGLGGSFIVASIVGMIFGRKLCAWVPARGLQMGFASVCVVIAVYMLFRAVA, from the coding sequence ATGTTGCTGGCAAGTTTTTTTGGCCTGGTCATGGGCCTGGTGCTCGGTTTGACCGGTGCTGGTGGCGGTATTCTTGCGGTGCCGGCCCTGGTGCTGGGGCTGGGTTTGACCATGACTCAGGCAGCGCCGGTGGCGCTGTTTGCGGTGGGCAGTGCGGCGGCGATCGGTGCGATCGACGGTTTGCGCCATGGCCTGGTGCGCTATCGCGCGGCGTTGTTGATTGCTTTGCTCGGCGCGGTGTTTTCGCCGGTGGGCATCTACTTCGCCCATCAGTTGCCGGAAAAGAGCCTGATGGTTTTGTTCAGTCTGCTGATGGTCATGGTGGCCTGGCGGATGCTGCGCCGGGAAAAGCACGACGACGGCCCGAGCGATCACGGCCACGCCAACTGGGGCCAGAAGAATTGCATGCTCGATCAGCAGACCGGGCGCTTTTCCTGGACCGCCAAATGCACCGCCACCCTGGCGGCACTCGGCGCGGTGACCGGCGTGGTGTCGGGGCTACTTGGGGTCGGTGGCGGCTTTCTGATTGTGCCGGCGTTCAAGCAGCTGACCGATGTGCAGATGCGTGGGATTGTGGCCACGTCGTTGATGGTGATCAGTCTGATTTCGGTGATCGGCGTGATCGGCGCGTTTCACGCCGGGGTGCGGATCGATGGTTTGGGCGGGTCATTCATTGTCGCCAGCATCGTCGGGATGATCTTCGGTCGGAAGCTCTGCGCGTGGGTGCCGGCCCGAGGGTTGCAGATGGGCTTTGCCAGCGTCTGCGTGGTGATCGCCGTCTACATGCTGTTTAGAGCGGTGGCCTAG